One part of the Halostagnicola larsenii XH-48 genome encodes these proteins:
- a CDS encoding universal stress protein, producing MTTILLSIDTDVARAKAQAESLISLPIETAETNVVLYHVFRADDEGADANALKSVAEAKRRLEKEGFDIEVSQSSGDATRNILEKAEEIDADIISLAGRKRSPTGKALFGSVTQNVILKSDRTVLLETAE from the coding sequence ATGACAACAATACTACTCAGCATCGACACAGACGTCGCGCGAGCAAAAGCACAGGCCGAGTCCCTCATCTCGTTACCGATAGAAACGGCAGAAACCAACGTCGTCCTTTATCACGTGTTCCGGGCGGACGACGAGGGCGCAGATGCAAACGCCCTCAAGTCAGTAGCGGAAGCCAAACGTCGACTCGAGAAGGAAGGATTCGATATCGAAGTGAGCCAGTCGAGCGGAGATGCCACCCGAAACATCTTGGAGAAGGCCGAGGAAATCGATGCCGACATTATCAGCCTCGCTGGGCGAAAGCGATCGCCAACCGGGAAGGCGCTATTCGGAAGCGTCACCCAGAACGTGATTTTGAAATCGGATCGAACGGTACTACTCGAAACGGCGGAATAA
- a CDS encoding FAD-binding and (Fe-S)-binding domain-containing protein: MTTNPNTSPDDGTATPATDPRADYEYVSADVDRPGLVDDLRARIDGDVRFDTYTRNLYATDASAYEQTPIGVVFPAATDDVAAVVSYCAQREIPVLPRGGGTSLAGQAVNEAVVLDFTRHMDQILSVSPADERARVQAGTVLDDLNETLAPHDLKFAPDPAAGNRSAVGGAIGNNSTGAHSLVYGKTDAYIEEVEAVLADGTVTTLGERSVDEIRRGADPDGDVLERVYAQIAAILDDQAETVRERFPDLKRNVSGYNYDVLVEEAQTGTVNLARLLAGSEGTLAIVTAATVSLEPVPETKSVSLLFYESVLEAVTDVQYVLEHEPAAVELIDDVLLGLARNTAEFEEAASLVPADAEAALLVEFYATDDDHGREQTAGLLADRVPEGSDEAANTPPSDHPRTDDRIAFAGLEAHEKGERKMFWTLRKAGLPILLSRTSDEKHISFIEDCAVPPEHLPEFVERFQALLAEKDRDDDAAFYAHAGPGVLHVRPLVNTKADRDREDMLAIADEVTDMVVEFGGSVSGEHGDGRARTQWNHKLYGDELWQSFRDLKTAFDPDWLLNPGNVCGDHDMTEHLRYDDEYTYDAGFEPSLNWENENGMQGMAELCHGCGGCRGDQETTGGVMCPTYRAADEEITATRGRANLLRQAMSGDLPDDPTDDEFAEEVLDLCIGCKGCARDCPSEVDMAKLKTEVMHARHQEQGAGLRDKLFANFDSLAALGSTLAPVSNLAQSIPGSQLLAEKTVGIARERSLPTFQGETVQDWFAARGGPRVPESEATRKAVFFVDTYTNYVHPDVGKAAVTVLEEAGVHVDIADRTGSGRPPLSKGFIDISRDAMEKNVAELAPRVRDGWDVVLVEPSDAVMFQSDALDLLSSDRVSSVAANSYGICEYIDQFRLDDAIEWDAPDDSLAYHGHCHQKAVKKDHHAVGVLRRAGYDVDPLDSGCCGMAGTFGYEAEHYSMSTAIADILLEQIDASEAAVVTAPGTSCRTQLDDSDLDPVPSSSSLGGTALEGSTPPTPIELLAHAAAR, from the coding sequence ATGACTACGAACCCAAACACTTCACCCGACGACGGCACAGCCACACCAGCGACCGACCCGAGAGCGGACTACGAGTACGTTTCCGCAGACGTCGACCGTCCCGGACTCGTCGACGACCTGCGAGCGCGTATCGACGGCGATGTCCGGTTCGATACGTACACGCGAAACCTCTACGCGACTGATGCGAGCGCGTACGAACAGACGCCGATCGGTGTCGTCTTCCCGGCCGCGACCGACGACGTTGCGGCGGTCGTCTCCTACTGTGCACAAAGAGAGATTCCCGTGCTCCCGCGCGGGGGCGGTACGAGCCTGGCCGGCCAGGCGGTCAACGAGGCCGTCGTGCTCGATTTCACACGCCATATGGATCAGATCCTCTCCGTTTCTCCCGCAGACGAACGTGCACGCGTTCAGGCCGGGACGGTGCTCGACGATCTCAACGAAACGCTCGCCCCACACGATCTGAAGTTCGCGCCCGACCCTGCGGCCGGTAACCGAAGCGCCGTCGGCGGTGCGATCGGCAACAACTCGACCGGCGCACACTCGCTCGTCTACGGAAAGACCGACGCCTACATCGAGGAGGTCGAAGCGGTTCTCGCGGACGGGACCGTGACGACGCTCGGCGAACGATCCGTCGACGAAATCCGCCGGGGAGCCGATCCGGACGGCGACGTTCTCGAGCGAGTTTACGCACAGATCGCGGCGATCCTTGACGACCAGGCGGAAACCGTCCGCGAGCGATTCCCCGACCTCAAGCGCAACGTGTCCGGCTACAACTACGACGTGCTCGTCGAGGAAGCCCAAACGGGAACCGTCAATCTCGCGCGGTTGCTGGCCGGGAGCGAAGGGACGCTCGCGATCGTGACCGCGGCGACGGTGTCTCTCGAGCCCGTCCCCGAGACGAAGTCGGTCTCGCTGTTGTTCTACGAGAGCGTCCTCGAGGCCGTGACGGACGTCCAGTACGTCCTCGAGCACGAGCCGGCGGCCGTCGAACTGATCGACGACGTGTTGCTCGGATTGGCTCGCAACACCGCGGAGTTCGAGGAGGCGGCGTCGCTCGTTCCGGCGGATGCGGAGGCGGCGTTGCTCGTCGAGTTCTACGCGACCGACGACGATCATGGCCGGGAGCAGACCGCCGGCCTCCTCGCGGATCGAGTGCCGGAAGGTAGCGACGAGGCTGCGAACACGCCGCCGTCGGATCATCCACGCACTGACGACCGAATCGCGTTCGCCGGACTCGAGGCCCACGAGAAGGGCGAGCGAAAGATGTTCTGGACCCTTCGGAAGGCCGGCCTTCCGATCTTGCTCTCGAGAACGTCCGACGAAAAACACATCAGCTTTATCGAAGACTGCGCCGTTCCGCCCGAACACCTCCCCGAGTTCGTCGAGCGGTTTCAGGCGCTGCTCGCCGAGAAGGATCGTGACGACGACGCGGCGTTCTACGCCCACGCGGGGCCGGGGGTCTTACACGTTCGCCCGCTCGTGAACACGAAAGCCGACCGCGATCGGGAGGATATGCTCGCCATCGCCGACGAGGTTACCGACATGGTCGTCGAGTTCGGCGGCAGCGTCTCGGGCGAACACGGCGACGGCCGCGCGCGAACCCAGTGGAACCACAAACTCTACGGGGACGAACTCTGGCAGTCGTTTCGCGATCTGAAGACCGCCTTCGACCCCGACTGGCTGCTCAACCCGGGGAACGTCTGTGGCGACCACGACATGACCGAGCATCTCCGATACGACGACGAATACACCTACGATGCCGGTTTTGAACCCTCCCTGAACTGGGAGAACGAAAACGGAATGCAGGGGATGGCGGAACTCTGTCACGGCTGTGGCGGCTGCCGTGGCGATCAGGAAACCACCGGCGGCGTCATGTGTCCGACCTATCGGGCCGCAGACGAGGAGATCACGGCGACCCGCGGCCGCGCGAACCTCCTGCGCCAGGCGATGAGCGGCGACCTCCCGGACGATCCGACCGACGACGAGTTCGCCGAAGAGGTACTCGACCTCTGTATCGGCTGTAAGGGCTGTGCTCGAGACTGCCCGAGCGAGGTCGATATGGCCAAGCTCAAAACCGAAGTTATGCACGCACGTCACCAAGAACAGGGTGCGGGCCTGCGGGACAAACTGTTCGCGAACTTCGATTCGCTCGCCGCGCTCGGAAGCACGCTCGCGCCCGTTTCCAATCTCGCACAGTCGATTCCGGGGTCGCAGTTGCTGGCCGAAAAGACGGTGGGAATCGCTCGAGAGCGCTCATTGCCTACTTTTCAAGGGGAGACGGTACAGGACTGGTTCGCCGCACGCGGCGGCCCGCGGGTTCCGGAATCCGAGGCGACCCGCAAGGCCGTCTTCTTCGTCGACACCTACACCAACTACGTTCATCCGGACGTGGGCAAAGCCGCCGTCACGGTACTCGAGGAAGCCGGCGTTCACGTCGATATCGCCGATCGAACGGGTAGCGGTCGACCGCCGCTTTCGAAGGGATTCATCGACATCTCTCGCGACGCAATGGAGAAAAACGTCGCCGAACTCGCTCCCCGCGTCCGGGACGGCTGGGACGTCGTTCTCGTCGAACCGTCGGATGCGGTGATGTTCCAGTCCGACGCGCTTGATCTCCTCTCCAGCGATCGAGTTTCGTCCGTCGCCGCCAACTCCTACGGAATCTGCGAGTACATCGATCAGTTCCGTCTCGACGACGCTATCGAGTGGGATGCACCGGACGACTCGCTCGCCTACCACGGCCACTGCCACCAGAAGGCGGTCAAAAAGGACCATCACGCCGTCGGCGTGCTCCGTCGCGCCGGGTACGACGTGGACCCGCTCGATTCCGGCTGCTGTGGTATGGCCGGAACGTTCGGCTACGAGGCCGAACACTACTCCATGAGCACCGCGATCGCCGATATCCTTCTCGAGCAGATCGACGCGAGCGAGGCGGCGGTCGTCACCGCTCCGGGAACGTCCTGTCGGACCCAACTCGACGACAGCGATCTCGATCCCGTTCCCTCGAGCAGTTCCCTCGGAGGGACCGCACTCGAGGGAAGCACTCCTCCCACGCCGATCGAACTCCTCGCGCACGCGGCGGCTCGATAG
- a CDS encoding outer membrane protein assembly factor BamB family protein: protein MPSRRNVLTGGGAALAGTLAGCIGSEIAQDAGREFVWPMARADPASTGSTDDAGPVSEPTIRWQSDHEEDFAGYAPPVVTGDRVLAIGRNILSVMERATGELRFDREGSFRSGPTLARADAYRSDVVCTRSQNGHRGLAADGGYDLGGVTVAFDRWHAPGGRPSTYVHGGPRPSTTVAADGMLYAPSPDESSLYALNANSGAVEWSTRLTADVHPAPNRPAVRNGTVYATGPIGTVTALDAETGDREWETDLEPLVDDERQYLATNAPTVTDAGLIVPGERAVDLRALEDGSRLWRYVHDGSAEDGSAAVANGLVVVADGEESLHGIDLETGDQRWTVEYELDIDPVIADGVVYLAYTWLPELHAFDAETGDHLWDREVPSGPSQPVVVDGVLYLATFDGVLALEEP, encoded by the coding sequence ATGCCCTCCAGACGAAATGTTCTCACCGGCGGTGGCGCAGCGCTTGCTGGCACGCTCGCAGGCTGTATCGGAAGCGAAATTGCTCAGGACGCCGGTCGCGAGTTCGTGTGGCCGATGGCTCGAGCCGACCCCGCTTCGACCGGATCGACCGATGACGCTGGTCCGGTCAGTGAGCCGACGATCCGCTGGCAATCCGACCACGAGGAGGACTTCGCCGGCTATGCACCGCCCGTTGTCACCGGCGATCGGGTCCTTGCAATTGGGCGTAACATATTGTCTGTGATGGAACGTGCCACTGGCGAATTGCGCTTCGACCGCGAGGGCTCGTTTCGCTCCGGCCCAACTCTCGCCCGGGCTGATGCGTATCGGAGCGACGTCGTTTGCACACGGAGTCAGAATGGTCACCGCGGTCTGGCAGCCGACGGCGGGTACGACCTTGGCGGCGTCACCGTCGCCTTCGACCGGTGGCACGCGCCCGGGGGACGACCCAGCACATACGTGCATGGCGGGCCCCGTCCCTCCACGACGGTCGCCGCCGACGGTATGCTCTACGCGCCGTCTCCGGACGAAAGCAGCCTGTACGCCCTCAACGCGAACAGCGGAGCTGTCGAGTGGTCCACTCGTCTCACTGCCGATGTTCATCCCGCACCGAATCGTCCAGCGGTTCGAAACGGCACCGTCTACGCAACGGGCCCAATCGGGACGGTCACCGCTCTCGACGCTGAAACCGGTGACCGGGAGTGGGAGACTGACCTCGAGCCACTAGTGGACGACGAACGGCAGTACCTGGCGACGAACGCGCCAACGGTGACCGATGCCGGACTTATCGTCCCCGGTGAACGAGCAGTCGACTTGCGTGCGCTCGAGGACGGAAGCCGCTTGTGGCGGTACGTCCACGACGGCTCCGCCGAGGATGGAAGCGCTGCAGTCGCCAACGGACTCGTGGTGGTCGCCGATGGCGAGGAGTCCCTCCACGGCATCGACCTCGAGACTGGCGACCAGCGCTGGACAGTGGAGTACGAACTCGATATCGACCCGGTGATCGCCGACGGCGTCGTCTATCTCGCCTATACTTGGTTGCCCGAACTCCACGCTTTCGACGCCGAAACGGGCGACCATCTGTGGGACCGCGAGGTTCCGTCGGGCCCCTCACAACCCGTCGTCGTAGACGGCGTTCTCTATCTCGCGACATTTGACGGCGTGCTCGCGCTGGAGGAACCATGA
- a CDS encoding ParA family protein: protein MLSYAVYSEAGGVGKTTLSANLAVAHARAGLDVLVVPLDPQDGDLSYLFDVDQDRADTETDTLVHHLVGRATGEFSDIVQTVEHGVDIVPEHNRLEDLGEALRKEQEARSDFGESFPMWTQLQRVLREANIHNHYDVLIVDPPASSGPHLYNALDATRNLVLPLEPSGKGQASVSGLDDLVSNLEDQLEINIGVLAAVPNRFKGTRDQDSIIEEIETQGFDVPAILRDRTSLLEGCWRKRCSAFTYVREHRDRRRDYELDTLEKFDRLARHLEKQGDIEAPTPPQPGSLEREETEVRA, encoded by the coding sequence ATGCTTTCATACGCGGTATACAGCGAGGCGGGCGGCGTCGGAAAAACGACGCTCAGTGCGAATCTGGCGGTAGCACACGCTCGTGCAGGGCTGGACGTTCTCGTCGTTCCACTCGACCCACAGGATGGTGACCTGAGTTACTTATTTGATGTCGACCAGGACCGGGCGGATACCGAGACGGACACGCTGGTCCACCATCTCGTCGGCCGTGCAACCGGTGAATTTAGCGATATCGTACAAACGGTCGAACACGGCGTCGATATCGTTCCGGAACACAATCGCCTCGAGGATCTCGGCGAAGCGCTGCGAAAAGAGCAAGAGGCCCGAAGCGACTTCGGCGAGTCGTTCCCGATGTGGACACAGTTACAGCGCGTGCTTCGCGAGGCGAACATCCACAATCACTACGACGTACTAATCGTCGACCCGCCTGCCAGCTCGGGCCCGCATCTGTACAACGCTCTCGACGCGACCCGGAATCTCGTACTTCCGCTCGAGCCATCGGGCAAGGGGCAGGCTTCCGTCAGCGGCCTCGACGATCTCGTTTCGAACCTCGAGGACCAACTCGAGATCAACATCGGTGTCCTCGCCGCAGTCCCGAACCGATTCAAGGGGACTCGCGATCAGGACAGTATCATCGAAGAGATCGAAACGCAGGGGTTCGACGTTCCGGCGATTCTCCGTGATCGGACGTCGTTACTTGAGGGCTGTTGGCGCAAGCGCTGTAGCGCGTTTACGTACGTGCGCGAACACCGGGATCGCCGACGGGACTACGAACTCGACACGCTCGAGAAATTCGACCGGTTGGCCCGACATCTCGAAAAACAGGGTGATATCGAAGCACCGACTCCACCCCAGCCTGGCTCTCTCGAACGCGAGGAAACGGAGGTCCGCGCATGA
- a CDS encoding family 43 glycosylhydrolase translates to MVDSHDHTGMERRSVLKTIGASALGTAGAVATSGSAVADDSSTHYHNPVGPIGFGDVTVIQAGDGTYYAYGTETPEDIVPIATSDDLANWTYIDSAFDSYPDWRDDPDAGVWAPDINYYNGQYYLYYSYSTWGSQDNPGIGVAIADSPAGPFEDQGPVFRAEDLGMTNCIDSEFRVVDGTPYMVWGSFYGFYGVELTGDGMDYVPDTTFHLAGDNREGGMIIQENGYYYLFYSTGHCCEGYDSTYEVEVGRSESFFGPYYNQNGTDLRDLNEHHSGVAVLSGTEEFTGPGHNTAIQDANGDWWMLYHVEATENREDRTMMIDRIQWENDWPVVACDGTPSTQSPMPGTGSYDCSDVTSGIGISE, encoded by the coding sequence ATGGTTGATAGTCATGATCACACAGGCATGGAGCGGCGAAGCGTTCTGAAGACGATCGGTGCCAGCGCGCTCGGAACCGCAGGTGCGGTCGCGACGAGCGGGTCGGCGGTCGCGGACGACAGCTCAACCCATTACCACAATCCGGTCGGTCCGATCGGGTTCGGTGACGTGACCGTCATTCAGGCCGGCGACGGCACCTACTACGCGTACGGGACCGAGACGCCGGAGGACATCGTTCCGATCGCGACTTCGGACGATCTGGCGAACTGGACGTACATCGATTCGGCGTTCGACAGCTACCCCGACTGGCGCGACGACCCCGACGCAGGCGTCTGGGCGCCCGACATCAACTACTACAACGGCCAGTACTACCTCTACTACTCATACTCGACGTGGGGAAGTCAGGACAACCCCGGGATCGGCGTCGCGATCGCGGACTCGCCGGCCGGTCCGTTCGAGGATCAGGGACCGGTGTTCAGGGCCGAAGATCTCGGAATGACCAATTGTATCGATTCGGAGTTCCGCGTCGTCGACGGTACCCCCTACATGGTCTGGGGGAGCTTTTACGGATTCTACGGCGTCGAACTCACGGGCGACGGGATGGACTACGTCCCGGACACGACGTTCCACTTGGCCGGTGACAACCGCGAAGGCGGGATGATCATCCAAGAGAACGGCTACTACTACCTGTTCTACTCGACCGGCCACTGCTGTGAGGGCTACGACAGCACCTACGAGGTCGAGGTCGGCCGCTCCGAGTCGTTCTTCGGCCCCTACTACAACCAGAACGGGACCGACCTGCGCGACCTGAACGAGCACCACAGCGGCGTGGCGGTCCTCAGCGGAACGGAGGAGTTCACCGGGCCGGGCCACAACACCGCGATTCAGGACGCGAACGGCGACTGGTGGATGCTCTACCACGTCGAGGCCACGGAGAACCGTGAAGATCGCACGATGATGATCGATCGAATTCAGTGGGAGAACGACTGGCCGGTCGTCGCCTGTGACGGGACACCGAGCACGCAGAGTCCAATGCCGGGCACCGGAAGCTACGATTGCAGCGACGTCACCAGCGGTATCGGCATCAGCGAGTGA
- a CDS encoding cupin domain-containing protein, with translation MAYQIVSPDDIEPLDDRPVDARSISAAAGLENVGLRLYTAEPGEQLPLAYHYHDEQEEIFYVLDGTLHVETPDEEFVVEPGTAFIAEPGNPHRAFNPESGSDPVEVLALGAPAVDDAHPYEE, from the coding sequence ATGGCTTATCAAATCGTCTCTCCCGACGATATCGAACCACTGGACGACCGCCCGGTCGATGCGCGTTCGATTTCCGCCGCTGCGGGACTCGAAAACGTTGGACTCCGGCTGTACACCGCTGAGCCCGGCGAGCAACTACCGCTCGCGTATCACTATCACGACGAACAGGAGGAAATTTTCTACGTTCTCGACGGAACGTTGCACGTGGAGACTCCCGATGAGGAATTCGTCGTCGAACCCGGGACGGCGTTCATCGCCGAACCGGGGAACCCCCATCGAGCGTTTAACCCTGAATCTGGCTCTGATCCCGTAGAAGTACTCGCTCTCGGCGCACCCGCGGTGGATGATGCACACCCCTACGAAGAGTAA
- a CDS encoding RICIN domain-containing protein, with the protein MTNVNSGKRLEVASAGTSDGATVQQYADTGHATQDWHIIDNGDGTYRIENANQRWTLDLV; encoded by the coding sequence ATCACGAACGTCAACAGCGGCAAGCGCCTCGAGGTCGCCAGCGCCGGAACGAGCGACGGCGCGACCGTCCAGCAATATGCCGACACGGGCCACGCGACCCAGGACTGGCATATCATCGACAACGGCGACGGCACCTACCGCATCGAGAACGCCAACCAGCGGTGGACGCTCGACCTGGTGTAA
- a CDS encoding sister chromatid cohesion protein PDS5, whose amino-acid sequence MDDSIQPPSVDRFETLLEHGSSEDAVARLEELHGADTETRKTAIRTLRQLAEARPSLLEPVLSVLAAFLTDERRSIRLTTVKLYVAVAEASPDAVSPVVPSLADRLADDDEFYYVRARAAEALGYVALEYPEIAATPEVLADLRIGLTFDEPEVREKLAKALEYIALGDQDRLSHHVGDLARRLDDPNELVRYHLCTAIVAVGCTYPDALSGSIDALADRLNDESPFVRGRALEAMGILDHSDLDVSIPEGRALVDDDSTQFLLDRVRFATGDTCEETGDGTAVEIGTVRSIRDRTDDVVRELVTADGEVCKHCGVSFPSAGPPICPRCGGPR is encoded by the coding sequence ATGGATGATTCGATACAGCCGCCGTCCGTCGATCGGTTTGAGACGCTGCTCGAGCACGGTTCGTCCGAGGATGCTGTCGCCCGACTCGAGGAACTCCACGGAGCCGATACGGAGACCCGAAAGACGGCGATTCGTACCCTCCGTCAACTCGCCGAGGCACGCCCGTCCCTCCTCGAGCCCGTCCTCTCTGTGTTGGCGGCTTTTCTCACCGACGAGCGACGATCAATTCGATTGACGACCGTGAAGCTGTACGTCGCCGTAGCCGAGGCTAGTCCCGACGCAGTTTCACCGGTCGTCCCCTCGCTGGCCGACCGGTTGGCTGACGACGACGAATTCTATTACGTCCGTGCTCGCGCTGCGGAAGCGCTGGGGTACGTGGCGCTGGAATATCCGGAGATCGCCGCAACTCCCGAGGTGCTCGCAGACCTGCGAATCGGACTAACCTTCGATGAACCCGAGGTGAGAGAGAAACTGGCGAAAGCACTCGAGTACATAGCGCTCGGTGATCAGGACAGACTCAGCCACCACGTGGGCGACCTTGCGAGACGGTTGGACGATCCCAACGAACTCGTCCGTTATCACCTCTGTACTGCGATCGTTGCCGTCGGTTGCACGTATCCAGACGCGCTTTCGGGGAGCATCGATGCCCTGGCCGATCGTCTGAACGACGAGAGTCCGTTCGTCCGTGGACGAGCGCTCGAGGCGATGGGGATACTTGATCACTCGGATTTGGATGTGTCGATTCCAGAGGGACGGGCGCTCGTAGACGACGACTCTACGCAATTCCTTCTCGATCGAGTTCGGTTTGCAACCGGTGACACCTGCGAAGAGACTGGTGACGGGACCGCTGTAGAGATTGGCACAGTGAGGTCGATTCGTGATCGAACTGACGACGTTGTCAGGGAACTAGTGACTGCCGACGGCGAGGTGTGTAAACACTGTGGTGTGTCGTTTCCCAGTGCGGGGCCGCCGATATGCCCGCGATGTGGGGGTCCGCGTTGA
- a CDS encoding YjiH family protein, with protein sequence MFSGQAWEDDEHVSGSAVDPEEKSIDDVDFITKEVRPTLKFIVAFLVGGFVFLLPVQWDGQTTIPLDVMMTLIQEASMLGVELFSFTLIAAGGLFTTVAELHYRGILTVSERTEKRLQLDYWQTSALFWLLRIVAVFLAIGVLLEVGPGWLFAEPVVATAWGALVITVALVIPLGAIFVNLLAELGGLQFVGTLAQPLMRPVFNLPGRSALDSAASWLGSFSIGYYLTRNVFDRGGYNKREVFAICTCFATANLGTVGAVAAVLEILHLFPVVVLLYVIATLVVGAILIRLPPLSTVPEEYIAEPDPEPQFAGTAGDYVRFAFNEGVRTARQGDSILRSAITGFIDGAKLAGMIVGTVLTIAMAVLLVEQNTQFFEYVAAPFVPLMNILGIPDPEMAAIGIILGGAEYFIGATFVVEADILTKVFVVVVTSGQAIFFAASAPMMVDMFDDIPMRFRDLFVLLILRTALLVPISAVLVHAAVALGLL encoded by the coding sequence ATGTTTAGTGGTCAGGCATGGGAGGATGACGAACATGTATCAGGATCCGCGGTGGACCCTGAAGAAAAGTCGATAGATGATGTCGACTTTATTACCAAAGAAGTACGCCCGACGCTCAAGTTTATCGTCGCGTTTCTCGTGGGTGGCTTCGTTTTCCTGTTGCCGGTCCAGTGGGATGGGCAGACGACGATTCCACTCGACGTCATGATGACGCTTATACAGGAGGCGTCGATGCTCGGTGTGGAACTGTTCTCGTTCACGCTGATCGCGGCGGGCGGACTTTTCACGACCGTCGCGGAACTGCATTACCGCGGCATACTCACCGTCAGCGAGCGCACCGAAAAACGCCTTCAGTTGGATTACTGGCAAACATCCGCGTTGTTCTGGCTCCTTCGAATCGTCGCGGTCTTTCTGGCGATCGGCGTCTTACTAGAAGTCGGACCCGGCTGGCTGTTCGCCGAACCTGTCGTCGCGACCGCCTGGGGAGCACTCGTGATTACGGTCGCGCTCGTTATCCCGCTCGGTGCGATCTTCGTCAATCTGCTCGCTGAACTCGGGGGCCTCCAGTTCGTCGGCACGCTCGCTCAACCCCTCATGCGCCCGGTGTTCAACCTCCCCGGTCGTTCAGCTCTGGACAGCGCCGCCTCGTGGCTGGGCTCGTTCAGTATCGGGTACTACCTCACGCGAAACGTCTTTGACCGCGGCGGATACAACAAACGAGAGGTGTTCGCGATCTGTACGTGCTTCGCAACTGCCAATCTGGGGACCGTCGGCGCAGTCGCAGCGGTACTCGAGATTTTGCATCTGTTCCCCGTCGTCGTCTTGCTGTACGTTATCGCTACCCTCGTCGTCGGAGCAATTCTCATCCGACTGCCGCCGCTCTCGACGGTGCCCGAGGAATACATCGCAGAGCCCGATCCGGAACCACAGTTCGCCGGAACGGCCGGTGATTACGTCCGCTTTGCGTTCAACGAGGGCGTCAGAACCGCGAGACAAGGCGACTCGATCCTTCGCTCGGCCATCACCGGTTTCATCGACGGTGCGAAGCTGGCCGGAATGATCGTCGGAACCGTACTGACGATTGCAATGGCCGTTCTCCTCGTCGAACAGAACACTCAATTCTTCGAGTACGTTGCTGCGCCGTTCGTTCCGCTCATGAACATTCTCGGCATCCCGGATCCGGAGATGGCGGCGATCGGGATTATCCTCGGCGGCGCCGAGTACTTTATCGGGGCGACGTTCGTCGTCGAGGCAGATATCCTCACGAAGGTGTTCGTCGTGGTCGTTACGAGCGGCCAGGCGATTTTCTTTGCGGCCTCGGCACCCATGATGGTCGATATGTTCGATGATATTCCGATGCGGTTCCGTGACCTATTCGTGCTACTGATCCTCCGGACCGCCCTTCTCGTTCCCATCTCCGCAGTACTGGTCCACGCGGCCGTGGCGCTTGGCCTACTCTGA